The following coding sequences are from one Humulus lupulus chromosome X, drHumLupu1.1, whole genome shotgun sequence window:
- the LOC133806312 gene encoding phosphatidate cytidylyltransferase 1-like: MQKDNTSTPLTTTGRVRHRRRSNEVVPDVSIANGGNLLVDDSNKYRSMWIRACSSVWMIGGFAFIIYMGHLCITAMIVVIQIFMAKDLFNLLRRDHEERHLPGFRLLNWLFFFTAMLFVYGRILNQRLFNTITSDNFLHQFVSSLIKYHMVICYTLYIAGFVWFIITLKKKRMYKYQFGQYAWTHMIMIIVFTQSSFTVANIFEGIIW, translated from the exons ATGCAGAAGGATAACACTAGCACCCCGTTAACAACAACTGGTCGGGTTCGTCATCGAAGACGTTCAAATGAG GTTGTTCCAGATGTTAGTATAGCCAATGGAGGCAATTTACTTGTTGATGACAGTAACAAGTACAGGTCTATGTGGATACGGGCATGCTCTTCTGTTTGGATGATTGGGGGATTTGCATTCATTATATATATGGGTCATCTCTGTATTACTGCTATGATAGTTGTTATCCAAATCTTTATGGCGAAAGATTTGTTCAACCTACTAAGGCGAGACCATGAAGAGAGGCATCTCCCAGGATTTAGGCTGTTAAATTG GCTCTTCTTCTTCACTGCCATGTTATTTGTATATGGTCGCATTCTCAATCAACGGCTTTTTAATACTATAACTTCGGACAACTTTCTCCATCAGTTTGTTAGCAGCCTTATCAAGTATCATATGGTTATCTGCTACACCTTATATATCGCAG GTTTTGTGTGGTTCATCATTAcattgaagaagaagaggatgTACAAATATCAATTTGGTCAGTATGCATGGACACACATGATCATGATTATTGTGTTTACACAGTCCTCTTTCACAGTAGCCAACATTTTCGAAGGAATTATCTGGTAA